Proteins encoded within one genomic window of Triticum aestivum cultivar Chinese Spring chromosome 2D, IWGSC CS RefSeq v2.1, whole genome shotgun sequence:
- the LOC123055323 gene encoding SKP1-interacting partner 15 translates to MAGSDDDEAAAAPIHCLPPDALRNVLLRLPLRDAVACRPVSRLFRETLTGPFLALLPALRLLLLRHPRPEGGGCLHAFDPDRRCWLRLPFTAFLPHQAFSPVASSASLLYLWIETSPAPLPSSSSSSSSSSPAAAHPPKALAVCNPLAGTYRLLPPLGSAWARHGTVLAGPGGVVLVLTELAALSYSPSEGSGKWMKHPLSLPSKPRSPILAAGARAVFALCDVGTPWRSQWKLFSCPLARLTGGWAPVERASWGDVFEILKRPRLLAGAGGRRVLMIGGLRSSFALDAPCSTVLILRLDLATMEWDEAGRMPPNMYRCFTGLCEAAAQGSAMPAPVAGGNNKVKVFGGDGKVWFGGKRVRGKLAMWEEDDVGSSGGKWDWVDGVPGYGDGVYRGFVFDGGFTAMP, encoded by the coding sequence ATGGCCGGCTCCGAcgacgacgaggcggcggcggcgccgatcCACTGCCTGCCGCCCGACGCGCTGCGCAACgtgctgctgcggctgccgctgcgGGACGCGGTGGCGTGCCGCCCCGTGTCGCGCCTCTTCCGGGAGACCCTCACGGGGCCGTTCCTCGCGCTGCTGCCGGCGCTCCGCCTGCTGCTGCTCCGCCACCCGCGGCCCGAGGGCGGGGGCTGCCTCCACGCCTTCGACCCCGACCGCCGCTGCTGGCTCCGCCTCCCCTTCACCGCCTTCCTCCCGCACCAGGCCTTCTCCCccgtcgcctcctccgcctcgctcCTCTACCTCTGGATCGAGACCTCCcccgcgcccctcccctcctcctcctcctcctcgtcgtcctcgtcgcccGCCGCAGCCCACCCGCCCAAGGCGCTCGCCGTCTGCAACCCGCTGGCGGGCACCTACCGCCTGCTGCCCCCGCTCGGATCCGCCTGGGCGCGCCACGGCACCGTCCTCGCGGGGCCCGGCGGCGTCGTGCTCGTCCTCACCGAGCTCGCCGCGCTCTCCTATAGCCCGTCCGAGGGATCTGGCAAGTGGATGAAGCACCCCCTCTCGCTCCCCTCCAAGCCGCGGAGCCCCAtcctggccgccggcgcccgcgccgtCTTCGCGCTCTGCGACGTCGGCACCCCCTGGCGCAGCCAGTGGAAGCTCTTCTCCTGCCCGCTCGCCAGGCTCACCGGCGGCTGGGCGCCCGTCGAGCGCGCCTCCTGGGGCGACGTCTTCGAGATCCTCAAGCGCCCCCGCCTGCTGGCCGGCGCGGGCGGCCGCCGCGTCCTCATGATCGGTGGTCTCAGGTCGTCCTTCGCCTTGGATGCGCCCTGCTCCACGGTGCTCATCCTCCGGCTGGATCTGGCCACCATGGAGTGGGACGAGGCTGGGCGCATGCCGCCCAATATGTACCGCTGCTTCACTGGCCTGTGCGAGGCTGCTGCGCAGGGAAGCGCCATGCCGGCCCCTGTTGCCGGCGGCAACAACAAGGTAAAGGTGTTTGGGGGTGATGGGAAGGTGTGGTTTGGTGGAAAGCGCGTTCGCGGGAAGCTGGCAATGTGGGAGGAGGACGACGTAGGGAGCAGCGGCGGCAAGTGGGACTGGGTGGACGGCGTTCCTGGATATGGTGATGGTGTATACCGCGGCTTTGTGTTCGATGGTGGGTTCACAGCAATGCCGTGA